In Oscillatoria salina IIICB1, one DNA window encodes the following:
- a CDS encoding DUF3536 domain-containing protein — protein sequence MTSVAKLASAKSRQRQSEVAPDPLKTAKGVYVTVHGHFYQPPRENPYLDAIERQPSAFPFHDWNERIHHECYRPNVFARVLNDQGKVVGIVNNFEYLSFNVGPTLMSWLERYDMEVYQRILEADRRSCQRLNGHGNAIAQAYNHIILPLANPRDKITQIRWGIADFRSRFKRDPEGMWLAETAVDYLTLEALVQEGIRFIILAPTQAERCRPLPTEDESDPEWHEVGGSQIDPTRPYRCFLDKDKYIDLFFYDGPISGDMGFSDLLNSSQIFAGRLGQAVHGDRRPSQLISVATDGETFGHHKQGTEKCLAYAFTGEFPGRGWTVTNYAHYLSICPPTWEVQLKPVTAWSCSHGVSRWQDDCGCGGGDVWHQKWRRPLREALNWLRDELAEIFEQQGRKLFNDPWQTRDDYVEILRTRESFSDRARSKVEEFLVRHQCRSLSLAEQVDALRLLEMQRHSLLMFTSCGWFFEEISRPEGVQILRYASRAIELATELTGTNLEPQFIKRLALAPSNVECFGTGAEVYRQLVQTAQVSFQQVAAHYAISSLFTSFPEQARVYCYDIQQLDYQRQTIGTLTLALGQVRIVSEITWESTELVFAVLHLGGWDFHCCIQNFQKRKTYGELKEKLFEVLKSASAAKTISAMSQWFNDQCIDLEHLFAEERQRIMQQLTEETKTRLDQLYTQVYRDNYGVLVAFRRDRLPVPVELQVAAEIALSTRCLSEMMSLELAGDDPEQIRVVLPELEAIATEANTLDCQLKIPEAKNILEQLILRLLWHLLYDNNPATLEDDLKLLERIITVGEQLKLDLSLERPQEIYFNCLHNAIVPQCFPSEKSPSNGENLACRWDFAQLSLLLKLGEKLAVDVSPWLK from the coding sequence ATGACTTCTGTAGCAAAGCTCGCTTCAGCTAAATCGCGTCAGCGTCAAAGTGAGGTCGCACCCGATCCTTTAAAAACTGCTAAGGGTGTTTATGTGACGGTTCACGGTCATTTTTACCAGCCGCCACGGGAAAATCCTTATTTGGATGCTATTGAAAGGCAGCCTTCTGCTTTTCCTTTTCACGACTGGAATGAGCGGATACACCATGAGTGTTATCGCCCTAATGTCTTTGCCAGAGTGCTAAATGACCAAGGCAAAGTGGTGGGGATCGTTAACAATTTCGAGTATCTTAGCTTTAATGTCGGTCCGACTTTGATGTCGTGGTTAGAACGCTATGACATGGAGGTATATCAGCGTATTTTAGAAGCCGATCGCCGAAGTTGTCAGCGACTTAATGGTCACGGAAATGCGATCGCGCAAGCATACAACCACATTATCTTGCCTCTGGCTAATCCACGGGATAAAATTACCCAAATTCGTTGGGGGATCGCAGACTTCCGTTCTCGTTTTAAACGCGATCCCGAAGGGATGTGGTTGGCGGAAACTGCTGTAGATTATCTGACGTTAGAAGCCCTCGTGCAAGAGGGCATTCGTTTTATTATCCTCGCTCCCACTCAAGCTGAACGCTGTCGTCCGCTACCGACTGAGGATGAAAGCGATCCCGAATGGCATGAAGTTGGGGGATCGCAAATCGATCCCACTCGTCCTTATCGCTGTTTCCTAGACAAGGATAAGTATATTGACTTGTTTTTCTACGATGGTCCGATCTCTGGAGATATGGGCTTTAGCGATCTCCTCAACAGTTCGCAAATTTTTGCGGGAAGATTGGGACAAGCAGTTCACGGGGATCGTCGTCCTTCGCAATTAATTTCGGTGGCGACGGATGGAGAAACTTTCGGTCATCACAAACAAGGTACGGAAAAATGTCTGGCTTATGCTTTTACGGGCGAGTTTCCGGGACGAGGTTGGACGGTGACAAATTATGCTCATTATTTGAGTATTTGTCCGCCAACTTGGGAAGTCCAACTGAAACCGGTTACGGCTTGGAGTTGTTCTCACGGTGTTAGTCGTTGGCAAGATGACTGCGGTTGCGGCGGTGGCGATGTTTGGCATCAAAAATGGCGACGCCCGTTGCGAGAGGCTTTAAATTGGCTTAGAGATGAGTTAGCAGAGATTTTTGAGCAACAAGGGCGGAAGTTATTTAACGATCCCTGGCAAACGAGAGACGATTATGTGGAAATTTTGCGAACTAGAGAAAGTTTCAGCGATCGCGCCCGCTCAAAAGTTGAGGAGTTTCTCGTTCGCCATCAATGTCGTTCTCTTTCTTTAGCCGAACAAGTTGATGCTTTGCGCTTGCTGGAAATGCAGCGACATTCGTTGCTGATGTTTACTAGTTGTGGCTGGTTTTTTGAAGAAATTTCTCGTCCTGAAGGAGTCCAAATTCTCCGCTATGCTTCTCGCGCGATCGAGTTAGCGACGGAATTGACGGGTACTAATCTGGAACCACAATTTATCAAACGTCTGGCTTTAGCGCCAAGTAATGTGGAATGTTTCGGTACTGGGGCGGAAGTTTATCGCCAATTGGTACAAACGGCGCAGGTGAGTTTCCAGCAGGTAGCAGCTCACTACGCGATTAGTTCTTTGTTTACTTCTTTTCCAGAACAAGCGCGAGTTTACTGCTACGACATTCAACAGCTAGATTATCAGCGACAAACGATCGGGACGCTTACTTTGGCTTTGGGACAAGTTCGCATTGTCTCGGAAATTACTTGGGAAAGCACTGAATTGGTGTTTGCTGTTTTGCATTTGGGTGGTTGGGATTTCCACTGCTGCATTCAAAATTTCCAGAAACGCAAGACTTATGGCGAACTCAAAGAAAAGCTTTTTGAGGTTCTCAAGTCGGCTAGTGCAGCGAAGACGATTTCGGCGATGAGTCAGTGGTTTAACGATCAATGTATCGATCTCGAACATCTGTTTGCTGAAGAACGTCAGCGTATCATGCAGCAGCTTACCGAAGAGACGAAGACACGCTTAGACCAACTTTATACTCAGGTTTACCGAGATAATTATGGAGTCTTGGTTGCTTTTAGGCGCGATCGCCTCCCGGTTCCGGTAGAGTTACAAGTAGCAGCCGAAATTGCTTTATCTACTCGTTGTTTGAGCGAAATGATGTCTCTGGAACTTGCAGGGGACGATCCCGAACAAATTCGCGTGGTTTTACCTGAGTTAGAAGCGATCGCTACTGAAGCTAATACTCTTGATTGTCAACTGAAAATTCCCGAAGCGAAAAATATTCTCGAACAGTTGATTTTACGTTTGCTGTGGCATTTGCTCTATGACAATAATCCAGCTACTCTCGAAGACGATCTTAAATTACTAGAACGGATTATTACTGTTGGCGAACAGTTAAAGCTCGATTTATCCCTCGAGCGTCCCCAGGAAATTTACTTCAACTGTCTGCATAATGCGATCGTCCCCCAATGTTTCCCTAGCGAAAAGAGTCCAAGTAATGGCGAAAATTTAGCTTGTCGTTGGGATTTTGCTCAACTCTCGTTATTACTCAAATTAGGAGAAAAGCTCGCTGTTGATGTTAGTCCTTGGCTGAAATAA
- the cax gene encoding calcium/proton exchanger gives MFNQNTIFFILLVFIPISIAAHYLEWGEVVVFLTAGMAIVPLAAFMGVATEEIAVVVGPNLGGLLNATFGNATELIIAFVALKAGLIEVVKATITGSIISNLLLVMGFAMFLGGLRFKEQDFQPTAARMNASLMNLAVIAILLPTAVEYTSSGVGESTLQQLSVAVAIILILVYVLSLIFSMKTHSYLYDVGLAEQDEEVAEEIEEKGEESEHKPNFWLWVGVLLVVTLGVAVESELLVDSLEEATSSLGLTALFTGVILLPIIGNAAEHATAVTVAIKNKMDLSVSVAVGSSMQIALFVAPVLVIAGWAIGQPMDLNFNPFELVAVAVAVLIANSISSDGNSNWLEGSLLLATYAVLGLAFYFHPVVTGLG, from the coding sequence ATGTTCAACCAAAACACGATTTTTTTCATTTTATTAGTGTTTATCCCCATCTCTATTGCCGCTCATTATCTAGAGTGGGGAGAAGTAGTCGTTTTTCTGACTGCGGGTATGGCGATCGTCCCCTTAGCAGCGTTTATGGGAGTAGCCACAGAGGAAATTGCTGTGGTTGTCGGTCCCAATTTGGGCGGACTGCTGAACGCTACTTTCGGTAACGCAACAGAACTGATTATCGCCTTTGTTGCTCTTAAAGCCGGATTAATTGAAGTCGTCAAGGCAACAATTACAGGCTCGATTATCAGTAACTTGCTCCTGGTTATGGGTTTTGCGATGTTCTTAGGCGGTTTACGCTTCAAAGAACAGGATTTTCAGCCTACAGCCGCCAGAATGAATGCTTCACTGATGAATTTGGCAGTGATTGCCATTTTACTGCCAACGGCGGTGGAATATACTTCCTCTGGTGTTGGTGAAAGTACCCTTCAGCAACTTTCGGTTGCGGTGGCGATCATCTTAATTTTGGTTTATGTCCTGAGTTTGATCTTTTCGATGAAAACTCACTCTTACCTCTACGATGTAGGTTTAGCAGAACAAGATGAAGAAGTAGCCGAGGAAATTGAAGAAAAGGGCGAAGAATCTGAACATAAGCCTAATTTTTGGTTATGGGTAGGTGTTTTGCTCGTCGTAACCCTGGGTGTGGCTGTAGAGTCAGAGTTGTTGGTTGACTCTCTCGAAGAAGCTACCTCTAGTTTAGGCTTAACAGCTTTATTCACTGGAGTAATTTTACTACCAATTATTGGCAATGCGGCTGAACACGCTACCGCAGTGACAGTAGCAATTAAAAATAAGATGGATCTTTCGGTTTCTGTGGCTGTCGGTTCGTCGATGCAAATTGCTTTATTTGTCGCCCCAGTTTTAGTGATCGCAGGTTGGGCGATCGGTCAACCAATGGATTTGAATTTTAACCCCTTTGAATTGGTGGCTGTAGCTGTGGCTGTCTTGATTGCTAATTCGATTAGTTCTGACGGTAATTCTAACTGGCTGGAGGGTAGTTTGCTTTTAGCTACTTATGCTGTCTTGGGACTGGCTTTTTACTTCCATCCGGTTGTTACTGGACTCGGTTAG
- a CDS encoding IS200/IS605 family accessory protein TnpB-related protein, giving the protein MVDDYLHQASRYLVNLLMAEEITTLVIGYNPGWKQEIELGSLNNQKFVTIPHRRLIEMITYKCQKEGIKVILLEESYTSVANFLNLDPLPVYGEETEKPIFTGKRIKRGLYKSDRGQLTQADVIGSYNILRKAFPNAFNRYGIERCVVHPLENQSLKVKAKEISAMKFSLSIFDYTFTNYLPHIADEGEGGRQGRQGRQTGNW; this is encoded by the coding sequence TTGGTTGATGATTATCTTCATCAAGCTAGTCGTTATCTCGTGAATCTTTTAATGGCTGAAGAGATTACGACATTAGTAATTGGCTATAATCCGGGTTGGAAACAAGAAATTGAGTTAGGTTCCCTCAATAATCAAAAATTTGTCACTATTCCTCATAGAAGACTAATTGAGATGATTACTTATAAATGCCAAAAAGAGGGAATAAAGGTAATTCTTCTTGAAGAATCTTACACCAGTGTTGCCAATTTTCTCAATTTAGATCCTCTTCCCGTCTATGGAGAAGAAACAGAAAAGCCAATCTTTACAGGGAAAAGAATTAAGCGAGGTTTGTATAAAAGCGATCGAGGCCAACTTACTCAAGCAGATGTAATTGGCTCCTACAACATTTTAAGAAAAGCATTCCCAAATGCGTTTAATCGCTATGGGATAGAGAGGTGCGTAGTTCACCCGCTTGAGAATCAATCTCTCAAAGTAAAAGCGAAGGAAATTTCTGCAATGAAATTTAGTCTGTCTATATTTGACTATACTTTTACTAACTATTTGCCACACATAGCAGACGAGGGGGAAGGGGGGAGACAAGGGAGACAAGGGAGACAAACTGGTAACTGGTAA
- a CDS encoding acyl carrier protein, translated as MSNKLNIEKLVLKLLHYYICLPSEHIPSLQSRLVEDLQAGDDLLDFILEIQSQLNLKIPISSWEKVRTVQDIIDLVKQYTNKCS; from the coding sequence ATGTCTAATAAACTGAATATTGAAAAACTTGTTTTGAAACTGCTTCACTATTACATTTGTTTACCAAGTGAACACATTCCATCTCTTCAAAGTCGTTTGGTTGAAGATTTACAAGCTGGAGATGATTTGCTTGATTTTATATTAGAGATACAATCCCAACTCAATCTAAAAATTCCTATATCTTCATGGGAAAAGGTAAGGACTGTACAAGATATTATTGACCTTGTTAAACAGTATACAAACAAATGTTCGTAG
- a CDS encoding helix-turn-helix domain-containing protein, with amino-acid sequence MSSPPLRVFLSKTEDITLFELSKADQIPQRTKDRASALRLSSRGWKVEKIAMYLNCSTTTVRAIIHRWEKQGLTGLWDAPRSGRKKKWMAEDIAVIEQKLDTEPRTYSSHQLCNLLKNERKINLSERHLRRILKKKL; translated from the coding sequence ATGTCATCTCCTCCTTTAAGAGTATTTTTAAGTAAAACAGAAGACATCACTTTATTTGAATTAAGTAAAGCTGACCAAATTCCCCAAAGAACAAAAGATAGGGCTTCGGCACTAAGATTGTCATCTCGGGGATGGAAAGTGGAAAAGATAGCGATGTATTTGAATTGTTCAACTACGACAGTTAGAGCAATAATACATAGATGGGAAAAGCAGGGATTAACAGGATTGTGGGATGCTCCCCGTTCAGGAAGAAAAAAGAAATGGATGGCAGAAGATATAGCAGTAATTGAACAAAAATTAGATACAGAACCAAGAACATATAGCAGTCATCAGCTTTGTAATTTGCTCAAAAATGAAAGAAAAATTAATCTGAGTGAACGTCACCTAAGAAGAATACTCAAAAAAAAACTATAG